In one Streptomyces sp. NBC_01241 genomic region, the following are encoded:
- the acs gene encoding acetate--CoA ligase yields MPRDTTDTLGMGDVVSNESLANLLREERRFAPPADLAANANVKAEAYEQAEADRLGFWAEQARRLTWATEPTETLDWSNPPFAKWFADGKLNVAYNCVDRHVEAGHGDRVAIHFEGEPGDSRAITYADLKDEVSRAANALIELGVGKGDRVAVYLPMIPEAAIAMLACARIGAAHSVVFGGFSADAIAARIQDADAKVVITSDGGYRRGKPSALKPAVDDAVSRIDSVEHVLVVRRTGQDTAWTEGRDVWWHEITGRQSAEHTPEAFDAEQPLFVLYTSGTTGKPKGILHTSGGYLTQVAYTHHAVFDLKPETDVFWCTADIGWVTGHSYIVYGPLANGATQVMYEGTPDTPHQGRFWEIVQKYGVTILYTAPTAIRTFMKWGDDIPAKFDLSSLRVLGSVGEPINPEAWMWYRKHIGADKCPIVDTWWQTETGAMMIAPLPGVTETKPGSAQRALPGISATVVDDEANEVPNGGGGYLVLTEPWPSMLRTIWGDDQRFIDTYWSRFEGKYFAGDGAKKDEDGDIWLLGRVDDVMLVSGHNISTTEVESALVSHPSVAEAAVVGAADETTGQAIVAFVILRGTAAASDELVAELRNHVGATLGPIAKPKRVLPVAELPKTRSGKIMRRLLRDVAENRELGDVTTLTDSSVMELIQTQLPSSSSSED; encoded by the coding sequence ATGCCCCGGGACACAACGGACACCCTGGGAATGGGAGATGTCGTGAGCAACGAAAGCTTGGCCAATCTGCTTCGTGAGGAGCGGCGGTTCGCACCGCCTGCCGATCTGGCCGCGAACGCCAACGTCAAAGCGGAGGCGTACGAGCAGGCCGAGGCGGACCGGCTGGGCTTCTGGGCCGAGCAGGCCCGTCGCCTGACCTGGGCCACGGAGCCGACCGAAACGCTCGACTGGAGCAACCCGCCCTTCGCGAAGTGGTTCGCGGACGGCAAACTGAACGTCGCGTACAACTGCGTGGACCGCCATGTCGAGGCCGGCCATGGCGACCGGGTCGCCATCCACTTCGAGGGCGAGCCCGGCGACAGCCGCGCGATCACTTACGCCGACCTCAAGGACGAGGTCTCCCGGGCCGCGAACGCACTCATCGAGCTCGGTGTCGGCAAGGGCGACCGGGTCGCCGTCTATCTGCCGATGATCCCCGAGGCCGCGATCGCGATGCTGGCCTGCGCCCGCATCGGCGCCGCGCACTCGGTGGTCTTCGGCGGCTTCTCCGCCGACGCCATCGCCGCCCGCATCCAGGACGCGGACGCCAAGGTCGTAATCACCAGCGACGGTGGTTACCGCCGGGGCAAGCCGTCCGCACTCAAGCCCGCCGTGGACGACGCCGTCTCCCGTATCGACAGCGTCGAGCACGTCCTGGTGGTGCGGCGCACCGGCCAGGACACCGCGTGGACCGAGGGCCGCGACGTCTGGTGGCACGAGATCACCGGCCGGCAGTCCGCCGAGCACACCCCTGAGGCGTTCGACGCGGAGCAGCCGCTCTTCGTCCTGTACACCTCCGGTACCACGGGTAAGCCGAAGGGCATCCTGCACACCTCCGGTGGCTACCTCACGCAGGTCGCGTACACGCACCACGCAGTCTTCGACCTCAAGCCGGAGACCGACGTCTTCTGGTGCACCGCCGACATCGGCTGGGTGACCGGCCACTCGTACATCGTCTACGGCCCGCTCGCCAACGGCGCGACGCAGGTCATGTACGAGGGCACGCCCGATACCCCGCACCAGGGGCGCTTCTGGGAGATCGTGCAGAAGTACGGCGTCACGATCCTCTACACCGCGCCGACCGCGATCCGTACGTTCATGAAGTGGGGTGACGACATCCCCGCCAAGTTCGACCTGAGCAGCCTTCGGGTCCTCGGTTCGGTCGGTGAGCCGATCAACCCCGAGGCGTGGATGTGGTACCGCAAGCACATCGGCGCCGACAAGTGCCCGATCGTGGACACCTGGTGGCAGACCGAGACCGGCGCGATGATGATCGCGCCGCTGCCGGGCGTGACGGAGACCAAGCCGGGAAGCGCCCAGCGCGCCCTGCCCGGCATCTCCGCCACGGTCGTCGACGACGAGGCCAACGAGGTTCCGAACGGCGGGGGCGGCTATCTCGTCCTCACCGAGCCGTGGCCGTCGATGCTCCGCACCATCTGGGGCGACGACCAGCGTTTCATCGACACCTACTGGTCCCGCTTCGAAGGCAAGTACTTCGCCGGCGACGGCGCCAAGAAGGACGAGGACGGCGACATCTGGCTGCTCGGCCGGGTCGACGACGTGATGCTCGTGTCCGGGCACAACATCTCGACCACCGAGGTCGAGTCGGCGCTCGTGTCACATCCGTCGGTTGCCGAGGCCGCCGTGGTCGGTGCCGCCGACGAGACGACCGGCCAGGCCATCGTGGCGTTCGTGATACTGCGGGGTACGGCTGCGGCCTCCGACGAGCTCGTCGCGGAACTGCGCAACCACGTCGGTGCCACGCTCGGCCCGATCGCCAAGCCGAAGCGGGTCCTGCCGGTTGCCGAGCTGCCGAAGACCCGCTCGGGCAAGATCATGCGTCGTCTGCTGCGTGACGTCGCCGAGAACCGCGAACTGGGCGACGTCACGACGCTCACCGACTCCTCGGTGATGGAGCTCATCCAGACCCAGCTGCCGTCCTCCTCCTCCTCGGAGGACTGA
- the nhaA gene encoding Na+/H+ antiporter NhaA produces MAAPTPAPPSPESRRTFLGRLSLPERNYLADALRTETVGGVILLVAAVAALVWANTFGSSYAAVSDFHFGPGSLGLNLSVEHWAADGLLAVFFFVAGVELKRELVAGELRDPKAAALPVVAALCGMAVPAVVYTLVAVTGGGSTGGWAVPTATDIAFALAVLAVIGTSLPNALRAFLLTLAVVDDLFAILIIAVFFTETINFTALIGAFVGLAVFYLLLRKNVRGWYIYVPLALIIWGLMYNSGIHATIAGVAMGLMLRCTRRDGEAHSPGEHIEHLIRPLSAGVAVPLFALFAAGVSLSGGALAGVFTRPETLGVVLGLVVGKAIGIFGGTWLATRFTKAELNKDLAWADVFAVASLAGIGFTVSLLIGELAFVGDEDMINQIKAAVLLGSLTAAVLSGVLLRLRVRRYRALHEEEERDEDEDGVPDVYEQDDPEYHLRMAAIYEKKAAEHRRLAQLAGAASVKPDSPA; encoded by the coding sequence GTGGCCGCGCCCACCCCCGCACCCCCTTCTCCCGAGTCCCGTCGTACCTTTCTCGGGCGCCTGTCCCTCCCTGAGCGGAACTACCTCGCGGATGCCCTGCGCACCGAGACCGTCGGCGGCGTCATCCTGCTGGTCGCCGCGGTGGCGGCCCTGGTGTGGGCGAACACTTTTGGTTCCAGTTACGCAGCCGTCAGCGACTTCCACTTCGGTCCCGGTTCGCTGGGCCTCAACCTCTCCGTGGAGCACTGGGCGGCGGACGGGCTGCTCGCGGTCTTCTTCTTCGTCGCGGGCGTCGAACTGAAGCGGGAACTGGTCGCGGGCGAATTGCGCGATCCCAAGGCGGCCGCTCTCCCCGTCGTCGCCGCGCTGTGCGGAATGGCGGTTCCGGCCGTCGTGTACACGCTCGTGGCCGTGACCGGCGGAGGTTCCACGGGCGGCTGGGCCGTCCCGACCGCCACCGACATCGCCTTCGCCCTAGCCGTCCTCGCGGTCATCGGGACGTCCCTGCCGAACGCGCTGCGCGCCTTCCTGCTGACCCTCGCCGTCGTCGACGACCTCTTCGCGATCTTGATCATCGCGGTCTTCTTCACCGAGACGATCAACTTCACGGCGCTCATCGGCGCCTTCGTCGGCCTCGCCGTCTTCTATCTGCTGCTGCGCAAGAACGTGCGCGGCTGGTACATCTACGTACCGCTCGCCCTAATCATCTGGGGCCTGATGTACAACAGCGGCATCCACGCCACCATCGCCGGTGTCGCCATGGGCCTGATGCTCCGCTGCACGCGGCGGGACGGCGAGGCCCACTCCCCCGGCGAGCACATCGAGCACCTGATCCGCCCGCTGTCGGCCGGTGTCGCCGTACCGCTGTTCGCCCTCTTCGCCGCCGGGGTCTCCCTCTCCGGCGGCGCGCTGGCGGGCGTCTTCACCCGGCCCGAGACGCTCGGTGTCGTCCTGGGGCTCGTCGTCGGCAAGGCGATAGGCATCTTCGGCGGTACGTGGCTGGCCACCCGCTTCACCAAGGCTGAGCTGAACAAGGACCTGGCCTGGGCGGATGTCTTCGCGGTCGCCTCGCTCGCCGGGATCGGCTTCACCGTGTCCCTGCTCATCGGCGAGCTGGCCTTCGTCGGCGACGAGGACATGATCAACCAGATCAAGGCCGCCGTGCTGCTCGGCTCCCTGACGGCCGCCGTACTCTCCGGTGTACTGCTCAGACTCCGGGTACGCAGATACCGGGCGCTGCACGAGGAGGAGGAGCGCGACGAGGACGAGGACGGCGTGCCCGACGTCTACGAGCAGGACGACCCGGAGTACCACCTGCGGATGGCCGCGATCTACGAGAAGAAGGCGGCCGAGCACCGACGCCTTGCCCAACTGGCGGGGGCAGCGAGCGTCAAGCCGGACAGTCCGGCATGA
- a CDS encoding bifunctional SulP family inorganic anion transporter/carbonic anhydrase — MSAYVPTRHDRPPRSSRPPRAWGIKRPHSPPPPRRGGRFRITGADLSASVTVFLLAVPMSLGLAVAMDAPLEAGLISAAIGGIVAGLLGGTPLQVSGPSAGLTVVTAELIQIYGWRTTCAITIGAGLLQILLGSLRAARSALAVSPAIVHGTLAGIGVAIALAQLHIVLGGSPQSSAVANTLALPDQLGRVSPAAPLIGVLTIAVLVLWPRIPGRIGRVLRRIPAALAAVVTATAVAAPAAPGIARVDLPSWRSHALPEMPQGPVLALATAVFTVMLVASLESLLAAVAVDKLSADRAGERTAARSQAGPPSASAAVSVRASAPPAPPARRSDLDRELRAQGIANTLSGLVGGLAVSGGAVRSSANVRAGATGRASTVLHGVWMVLAIGLLVTVLEWIPLAALAALVMMVGIKMVSFAHIRNVHKHREFLVYGATISGVVLFGVLKGVAIGIAAAVAVALHRLARTRITVADQGERHLIVVRGQLTFLAVPRLSRTLGQLPQGGDVVVELDGFFMDHAAYEAIQDWSLAQKAHGGRVAFTGRSGGRIAEPTSSAHFCCRPWTPWRNHHCHDRPEQTPDTHPGPGAPFGGSRTGLDPVRGADTSPSPSTVDDHSSESGSAPDVGPASGPGAHNTHDPATPATAPRRTGGNRLASGLSSFQRNTAPLVREELARLAREGQCPSQLFITCADSRLVTSMITASGPGDLFTVRNIGNLVPPPDTDSGDDSVGAAIEYALDVLQVESITVCGHSGCGAMQALLDAEPAPDTPQTSLWRWLKHGLPSLERMASRHHAWARISGRLPTDAVEQLCLTNVVQQLDHLRAHEPVARRLSEGTLQLHGMYFHVGEAQAYLLTEGASAGLALDEVFDRVDPGVTPDNAPARAPAETKAPLEPHALAEARTHTSAASRVTGDADTLGSTAVPGGPSSPGDPSDPGRLERTGV; from the coding sequence ATGTCTGCCTACGTACCCACTCGTCATGACCGCCCACCCCGCAGTTCGCGCCCACCCCGCGCCTGGGGGATCAAACGACCACACAGCCCGCCACCGCCGCGTCGCGGCGGACGATTCCGCATCACGGGCGCCGACCTGTCCGCCTCGGTCACGGTCTTCCTGCTCGCCGTCCCCATGTCGCTCGGCCTCGCCGTCGCCATGGACGCCCCGCTGGAAGCCGGTCTCATCTCGGCCGCCATTGGCGGTATCGTCGCCGGGTTGCTCGGCGGCACACCCCTCCAGGTCAGCGGCCCGTCCGCCGGACTGACCGTGGTCACAGCCGAGTTGATCCAGATCTACGGCTGGCGTACCACCTGCGCGATCACCATCGGCGCCGGACTGCTGCAGATCCTGCTGGGCTCACTGCGGGCGGCGCGCAGCGCCCTCGCCGTCAGCCCCGCCATCGTGCACGGCACCCTCGCCGGAATCGGCGTGGCCATCGCGCTCGCCCAGCTGCACATCGTGCTCGGTGGCTCGCCCCAGAGTTCCGCGGTCGCCAACACCCTCGCCCTTCCCGACCAGTTGGGGCGGGTGAGCCCGGCCGCACCCCTGATCGGCGTGCTGACCATCGCCGTCCTGGTCCTGTGGCCGCGGATTCCTGGGCGGATCGGCCGGGTGTTACGGCGGATTCCGGCCGCCCTCGCCGCAGTGGTGACCGCGACGGCGGTGGCCGCGCCGGCAGCACCCGGGATCGCCCGGGTCGACCTGCCGTCCTGGCGCTCCCACGCACTGCCGGAGATGCCGCAAGGTCCCGTACTCGCCCTTGCCACTGCTGTGTTCACTGTGATGTTGGTGGCCAGTCTGGAGTCGCTGCTCGCCGCGGTGGCCGTGGACAAGCTGTCGGCCGACCGCGCCGGTGAGCGAACAGCCGCCCGGTCACAGGCCGGCCCGCCTTCGGCGTCCGCGGCGGTGTCGGTACGGGCGTCGGCGCCGCCGGCCCCGCCCGCCAGGCGTTCCGATCTCGACCGTGAGCTGCGCGCCCAGGGCATCGCCAACACCCTGTCCGGACTCGTGGGCGGGCTCGCGGTGTCCGGTGGTGCGGTGCGCAGTTCGGCAAACGTGCGGGCAGGGGCGACGGGCCGCGCCTCCACCGTGCTGCACGGCGTCTGGATGGTTCTCGCCATCGGGCTGCTGGTTACCGTCCTGGAATGGATCCCGCTGGCCGCCCTCGCCGCGCTGGTCATGATGGTCGGCATCAAGATGGTGAGCTTCGCCCACATCCGCAATGTCCATAAGCACCGAGAATTCCTGGTGTACGGGGCGACGATCAGCGGCGTGGTCCTCTTCGGTGTGCTCAAGGGTGTGGCGATCGGCATCGCGGCGGCGGTGGCCGTGGCACTGCATCGGCTGGCCCGGACCAGGATCACCGTGGCCGATCAGGGTGAACGGCATCTGATCGTCGTGCGGGGCCAGTTGACGTTTCTCGCGGTGCCTCGGCTCAGTCGGACGCTTGGACAGTTGCCGCAGGGCGGGGACGTCGTCGTCGAGCTGGACGGCTTCTTCATGGACCATGCGGCGTACGAGGCCATCCAGGACTGGAGCCTTGCCCAGAAGGCCCACGGCGGCAGGGTTGCTTTCACCGGCAGGTCAGGCGGCCGGATTGCCGAGCCCACCTCGTCGGCGCACTTCTGTTGTCGCCCCTGGACGCCATGGCGGAACCATCACTGCCACGACCGGCCCGAGCAGACGCCCGACACCCACCCTGGCCCCGGCGCCCCCTTCGGCGGCTCCCGCACCGGCCTGGACCCCGTCCGGGGAGCGGACACGAGCCCCTCTCCCAGCACCGTCGACGACCACAGCTCCGAATCCGGCTCCGCCCCTGATGTCGGTCCCGCTTCCGGCCCCGGAGCCCACAACACTCACGATCCGGCCACGCCCGCCACCGCCCCACGCCGGACCGGCGGCAACCGCCTGGCCAGCGGCCTGAGTTCGTTCCAGCGCAACACCGCCCCGCTGGTGCGCGAGGAGTTGGCCCGGCTGGCTCGCGAGGGTCAGTGCCCCTCCCAGCTCTTCATCACCTGCGCGGACTCCCGCCTGGTCACCAGCATGATCACGGCGAGTGGCCCGGGCGACCTGTTCACCGTGCGGAACATCGGCAATCTGGTGCCCCCGCCGGATACCGATTCGGGTGACGACTCGGTGGGTGCCGCGATCGAGTACGCGCTGGATGTGCTGCAGGTGGAGTCCATCACCGTGTGCGGGCACTCCGGCTGCGGCGCGATGCAAGCTCTGCTCGACGCCGAGCCCGCGCCGGACACTCCTCAGACGTCCCTGTGGCGCTGGCTGAAACACGGGCTGCCGAGCCTGGAACGGATGGCGTCCCGGCATCACGCCTGGGCACGGATCTCCGGTCGGCTGCCGACCGATGCGGTGGAGCAGCTCTGCCTCACCAACGTGGTCCAGCAGTTGGACCATCTACGGGCCCATGAACCGGTGGCCCGGCGACTCTCTGAGGGCACGCTCCAACTGCACGGGATGTACTTCCACGTGGGCGAAGCGCAGGCCTACCTGCTGACCGAGGGCGCGAGCGCCGGACTTGCGCTCGACGAGGTCTTCGACCGCGTGGACCCGGGCGTCACCCCCGACAACGCTCCGGCTCGGGCGCCGGCCGAAACGAAGGCCCCGCTCGAACCCCACGCCCTTGCCGAGGCTCGCACCCATACCTCGGCCGCTTCCCGCGTCACCGGCGACGCCGACACCCTCGGGTCGACCGCCGTTCCGGGAGGCCCCTCCTCCCCGGGCGATCCTTCGGATCCCGGCCGGTTGGAACGTACTGGCGTCTGA
- a CDS encoding oxidoreductase — translation MSTPASDPLAALGALPGVADAVDSVRKAVDRVYGHRVMRRRSNEVTAEAALRGARGSAALSGADWNLEEVRRRTDFSGDGEAHVIGAALRLTAEAGQLLSIWRQSPLRVLARLHLVAAGGAEPEDAVGRPRLAGEPVDEPLIQAPLPGADEVAGRLEGLSGLILSGTSAPALVTAAVVHGELLALRPFGSYNGLVARTAERIVLIGSGLDPKSICPAEVGHAEQGRAAYIAAFDGYLSGTPDGLATWIAHCGRAVELGVRESTAVCEALQRGAA, via the coding sequence ATGAGTACGCCTGCCTCTGATCCGCTCGCCGCCCTGGGCGCCCTGCCGGGAGTCGCCGATGCGGTGGACTCCGTACGCAAGGCCGTCGACCGCGTCTACGGTCACCGTGTCATGCGGCGCCGAAGCAACGAGGTCACCGCCGAAGCGGCACTGCGCGGCGCCCGTGGCTCGGCGGCACTGTCCGGGGCCGACTGGAACCTGGAGGAGGTGCGCCGACGCACCGACTTCAGTGGAGACGGTGAGGCGCATGTGATCGGAGCGGCCCTGAGGCTGACCGCCGAAGCGGGTCAACTGCTTTCCATCTGGCGGCAGTCGCCCTTGCGTGTTCTGGCACGGCTGCATCTGGTTGCGGCCGGCGGCGCCGAACCCGAGGACGCTGTCGGCCGACCGCGGCTGGCGGGCGAACCCGTGGACGAACCGCTGATTCAAGCGCCGCTGCCGGGCGCCGACGAGGTGGCCGGACGGCTGGAAGGGCTCTCCGGGCTGATCCTTTCGGGCACTTCGGCGCCTGCGTTGGTGACGGCGGCGGTTGTGCACGGTGAACTGCTGGCCCTGCGCCCCTTCGGTTCGTACAACGGCCTCGTCGCACGGACCGCCGAGCGGATCGTGTTGATCGGGAGCGGGCTCGACCCCAAATCGATCTGCCCCGCCGAGGTGGGGCACGCCGAGCAGGGCCGGGCGGCGTATATCGCGGCGTTCGATGGCTACCTTTCGGGGACGCCGGACGGGTTGGCGACCTGGATCGCGCACTGCGGGCGCGCTGTGGAACTGGGAGTCAGGGAATCGACGGCGGTGTGCGAGGCGCTGCAGCGCGGCGCCGCGTAG
- a CDS encoding phage holin family protein: MSDPGSNAGSTDRSLGQLVAAATAEMSALVHDEIALAKAEVRQDVKRGVTGSAAFVIAGVLVLFAIPVLSFAAAYGIHNLGLGLAWSFLIVGAAFIVLGVLLALFAVAKFKKVKPPEKSIASAKQTAAVLQGVKPHPRPAVTVGTSRPAVVGSTLADKALEKSPVQDKATAVARSST; this comes from the coding sequence ATGAGCGACCCCGGCAGCAATGCGGGCAGCACCGACCGCAGTCTCGGACAGTTGGTCGCCGCGGCGACGGCCGAGATGTCCGCACTGGTGCACGACGAGATCGCCCTGGCCAAGGCCGAAGTGCGGCAGGACGTCAAGCGCGGCGTCACCGGGAGTGCGGCGTTCGTCATCGCGGGCGTGCTGGTTCTGTTCGCGATCCCGGTGCTGAGTTTCGCGGCGGCGTACGGAATCCACAACTTGGGACTCGGCCTCGCGTGGTCGTTCCTGATCGTGGGCGCGGCCTTCATCGTGCTCGGGGTGTTGCTCGCGCTGTTCGCCGTCGCCAAGTTCAAGAAGGTGAAGCCGCCGGAGAAGTCCATCGCCTCGGCCAAGCAGACGGCGGCCGTGCTGCAGGGCGTCAAGCCGCACCCGCGGCCCGCCGTCACGGTGGGGACGAGCCGTCCGGCGGTCGTGGGCAGCACGCTGGCGGACAAGGCTCTGGAGAAGTCTCCGGTCCAGGACAAGGCGACCGCTGTGGCACGCTCGTCCACATGA
- a CDS encoding alpha/beta fold hydrolase: MTVPDSSASAPEGPEGSVGREVPLGPEDQVSEVRQVGQASQAGQVSQVGPGDLSAPRSHGSSDPAGVAGRAGAAGPSAPLGAAGAGGPVRIDGPWTHRDVAANGARFHIAELGEGPLVLLLHGFPQFWWTWRHQLTALADAGFRAVAMDLRGVGGSDRTPRGYDPANLALDITGVIRSLGEPDAALVGHDMGGYLAWTAAVMRPKLVRRLVVSSMPHPRRWRSSMLADFAQSRAGSYVWGFQRPWVPERQLVADDAALVGQLIRDWSGPRTPEFPDDAAIDVYRRAMCIPSTAHCSIEPHRWMVRSLARPDGIQFNRRMKRPVRVPTLHLHGSLDPAIRTRSAAGSGEYVEAPYRWRLFDGLGHFPHEEDPAGFSAELINWLKDPEPDR, encoded by the coding sequence ATGACGGTCCCCGATTCCAGCGCATCCGCCCCAGAAGGCCCGGAAGGCTCAGTTGGCCGGGAAGTCCCACTTGGCCCGGAAGATCAGGTAAGCGAAGTACGTCAGGTGGGTCAGGCAAGCCAGGCAGGCCAGGTGAGCCAGGTAGGCCCGGGCGACCTCAGCGCGCCCCGGTCACACGGTTCGTCCGACCCGGCAGGCGTGGCGGGCCGGGCGGGTGCGGCCGGTCCGTCGGCCCCGTTGGGCGCGGCCGGTGCCGGTGGGCCGGTGCGGATCGACGGGCCGTGGACCCACCGGGACGTGGCGGCCAACGGCGCCCGCTTCCACATCGCCGAGCTCGGCGAGGGGCCGCTGGTGCTGCTGCTGCACGGCTTTCCACAGTTCTGGTGGACCTGGCGCCATCAGCTCACCGCACTCGCCGACGCCGGTTTCCGCGCCGTGGCAATGGACCTCCGCGGCGTCGGCGGCAGCGACCGTACGCCCCGGGGTTACGACCCCGCCAACCTGGCACTCGACATCACCGGCGTCATCCGTTCGCTCGGCGAACCGGACGCAGCGCTGGTCGGCCACGACATGGGCGGCTACCTCGCCTGGACGGCCGCGGTGATGCGGCCGAAGCTGGTGCGCCGCCTCGTTGTCTCCTCGATGCCGCATCCACGCCGCTGGCGCTCGTCGATGCTCGCCGACTTCGCGCAGTCCCGGGCGGGCTCGTACGTCTGGGGTTTCCAGCGCCCGTGGGTGCCGGAGCGTCAGCTCGTCGCGGACGACGCGGCGTTGGTGGGCCAGCTGATCCGCGACTGGTCGGGCCCCCGGACCCCGGAGTTCCCCGACGACGCGGCGATCGACGTCTACCGCCGCGCGATGTGCATTCCGTCGACGGCACACTGCTCGATCGAGCCGCACCGCTGGATGGTCCGCTCCCTGGCCCGTCCGGACGGAATCCAGTTCAACCGGAGGATGAAGCGGCCGGTGCGGGTGCCCACACTGCACCTGCACGGTTCACTCGATCCGGCGATCCGCACGCGGAGCGCGGCGGGGTCCGGCGAGTACGTCGAAGCGCCGTACCGTTGGCGACTTTTCGACGGCCTGGGACACTTCCCGCACGAGGAGGATCCGGCCGGCTTCTCGGCCGAACTCATCAACTGGCTCAAGGATCCTGAGCCCGACCGGTAG
- a CDS encoding ATP-binding protein, with the protein MKIAFVGKGGSGKTTLSSLFIRHLAANEAHVVAVDADINQHLGVALGLDDQEAAALPAMGAQLPLIKEYLRGSNPRIASIETMIKTTPPGEGSRLLRVREDNPIYDACARTVRLDDGEIQLMATGPFTESDLGVACYHSKVGAVELCLNHLVDGSEDYVVVDMTAGSDSFASGMFTRFDMTFLVAEPTRKGVSVYRQYKEYARNFGVALKVVGNKVQGEDDLDFLRAEVGDDLLVTVGHSDWVRAMEKGRPARFELLEADNRMALQALQNAAEDSYEQRDWERYTRQMVHFHLKNAESWGNEKTGADLAAQVDPAFVLDERYVQDGAAQPA; encoded by the coding sequence ATGAAGATCGCTTTCGTAGGGAAGGGCGGCAGCGGCAAGACCACGCTGTCCTCGCTCTTCATCCGCCACCTTGCCGCCAATGAAGCCCATGTCGTCGCGGTGGACGCCGACATCAACCAGCACCTCGGGGTCGCGCTCGGCCTCGACGACCAGGAAGCCGCGGCGCTCCCCGCCATGGGGGCCCAGTTGCCTCTGATCAAGGAGTATCTGCGCGGCAGCAATCCCCGTATCGCCTCCATCGAGACGATGATCAAGACGACTCCGCCCGGCGAGGGCTCGCGACTGCTGCGGGTCCGTGAGGACAACCCGATCTACGACGCGTGCGCCCGTACGGTCCGGCTCGACGACGGGGAGATCCAGCTGATGGCCACCGGGCCGTTCACCGAGTCGGATCTGGGCGTGGCGTGCTACCACTCCAAGGTCGGTGCGGTGGAGCTCTGCCTCAACCATCTCGTCGACGGCTCCGAGGACTACGTCGTCGTCGACATGACAGCCGGATCGGACTCCTTCGCTTCCGGGATGTTCACCCGTTTCGACATGACGTTCCTGGTCGCCGAGCCGACCCGCAAGGGAGTCTCGGTATATCGCCAGTACAAGGAGTACGCGCGGAACTTCGGGGTCGCGCTGAAGGTCGTCGGCAACAAGGTGCAGGGCGAGGACGATCTGGATTTCCTGCGCGCCGAGGTAGGCGACGACCTGCTGGTCACTGTCGGGCACTCCGACTGGGTACGGGCTATGGAGAAGGGCCGTCCCGCCCGCTTCGAGCTGTTGGAGGCGGACAACCGGATGGCTCTGCAGGCACTGCAGAACGCCGCGGAGGATTCGTACGAACAGCGGGACTGGGAGCGATACACCCGGCAGATGGTGCACTTCCATCTGAAGAACGCGGAGAGCTGGGGCAACGAGAAGACGGGCGCCGACCTCGCCGCCCAGGTCGACCCCGCCTTCGTGCTGGACGAGCGGTACGTGCAGGACGGCGCCGCCCAGCCGGCCTGA
- a CDS encoding HAD family hydrolase — MLCLVENRFLPRTAAFFDLDKTVIAKSSTLTFSKSFYQGGLINRRAVLRTAYAQFVFLAGGADHDQMERMREYLSALCKGWNVRQVKEIVAETLHDLIDPIIYDEAATLIEEHHTAGRDVVIVSTSGAEVVEPIGELLGADRVVATRMVVGDDGCFTGEVEYYAYGPTKAEAIKALAVSEGYDLSRCYAYSDSATDVPMLESVGHPHAVNPDRTLRREATLREWPVLVFDRPVRLKQRLPAFTMPPRPALVAAAAVGAAAVTAGLVWYTSRRRSINPSI; from the coding sequence ATGCTCTGCCTTGTGGAAAACCGCTTCTTGCCGCGCACAGCAGCCTTCTTCGACCTGGACAAGACGGTCATTGCGAAGTCTTCGACGCTGACCTTCAGCAAGTCCTTCTACCAAGGCGGACTGATCAACCGCCGCGCCGTACTGCGCACTGCGTACGCACAGTTCGTGTTCCTCGCCGGGGGTGCAGATCACGACCAGATGGAGCGGATGCGGGAATATCTCTCCGCGCTCTGCAAGGGTTGGAACGTACGGCAAGTGAAGGAAATCGTTGCCGAGACCCTGCACGATCTGATCGACCCGATCATCTACGACGAAGCGGCGACGCTCATCGAGGAGCACCACACCGCCGGACGCGATGTGGTGATCGTCTCGACCTCGGGCGCCGAGGTCGTCGAGCCGATCGGCGAGCTGCTCGGCGCCGACCGAGTCGTCGCCACCCGAATGGTCGTCGGCGACGACGGCTGCTTCACCGGCGAAGTGGAGTACTACGCCTACGGACCGACGAAGGCCGAGGCGATCAAGGCACTCGCGGTGTCGGAGGGGTACGACCTCTCGCGTTGCTACGCCTACAGCGATTCGGCGACCGATGTACCGATGCTGGAATCGGTCGGACACCCGCACGCAGTGAATCCGGACCGCACTCTGCGGCGCGAGGCGACCCTCCGCGAGTGGCCGGTTCTCGTCTTCGACCGACCGGTCCGGCTCAAGCAGCGGCTGCCCGCTTTCACGATGCCGCCGCGTCCCGCGCTGGTCGCGGCGGCGGCGGTGGGTGCGGCCGCGGTCACGGCGGGACTGGTCTGGTACACCTCCCGTCGCCGCTCCATCAATCCCTCCATCTGA